In Chroicocephalus ridibundus chromosome 4, bChrRid1.1, whole genome shotgun sequence, one genomic interval encodes:
- the KCNJ11 gene encoding ATP-sensitive inward rectifier potassium channel 11 isoform X1, protein MLSRKGIIPEEYVLTRLAEDVPDHARWLLFGMVWWLIAFAHGDLDHSTRLQRSPGEGAAGGSDSFVPCVTSIHSFTSAFLFSIEVQVTIGFGGRMVTEECPAAILVLIVQNIVGLVINAIMLGCIFMKTSQAHRRAETLIFSKHAVIALREGKLCFMLRVGDLRKSMIISATIRMQVVKKTASLEGEVVPLNQIDIQMENPVGGNSIFLVSPLIIYHVIDKNSPLYDISPLNLHHHEDLEIIVILEGVVETTGITTQARTSYLADEILWGQRFVPIVAEEDGRYSVDYSKFGNTVKVPTPSCTARQLEEDKSIMDTMPLSPKGTIRKRSVKLKPKFTISDEPS, encoded by the exons aTGCTGTCGAGGAAGGGGATCATCCCCGAGGAGTACGTGCTGACCCGGCTGGCGGAGGATGTGCCGGATCATGCCCG CTGGCTGCTCTTTGGCATGGTCTGGTGGCTCATCGCCTTCGCCCACGGGGACCTGGACCACAGCACCCGGCTACAGCGCAGCCCCGGAGAGGGGGCGGCAGGGGGCTCGGACAGCTTTGTGCCCTGCGTGACCAGCATCCACTCCTTCAcctctgccttccttttctcCATCGAGGTGCAGGTGACGATCGGCTTTGGGGGACGCATGGTGACGGAGGAGTGTCCGGCTGCCATCCTGGTGCTGATCGTGCAGAACATTGTAGGGCTGGTGATCAACGCCATCATGCTGGGCTGCATCTTCATGAAGACCTCGCAGGCCCACCGCCGGGCCGAAACCCTCATCTTCAGCAAGCACGCGGTCATTGCCTTGCGGGAGGGCAAGCTCTGCTTCATGCTGCGGGTGGGTGACCTCCGGAAGAGCATGATCATCAGCGCCACCATCCGCATGCAGGTGGTGAAGAAGACCGCCAGCCTGGAGGGAGAGGTGGTGCCCCTCAACCAGATTGACATCCAGATGGAGAACCCTGTGGGGGGCAACAGCATCTTCCTTGTCTCCCCACTCATCATTTACCACGTAATAGACAAGAACAGCCCCCTCTACGACATCTCCCCCCTGAACCTTCACCACCATGAGGACCTGGAGATCATTGTCATCTTGGAAGGGGTGGTGGAGACCACCGGCATCACCACTCAAGCCAGAACCTCCTACCTAGCAGATGAAATCCTCTGGGGCCAAAGGTTTGTGCCCATCGTGGCAGAGGAAGATGGGCGATACTCTGTGGACTACTCTAAATTTGGCAACACAGTGAAAGTGCCCACCCCTTCCTGCACTGctaggcagctggaggaggacaaGAGCATTATGGACACCATGCCATTGTCCCCTAAAGGCACAATAAGGAAGAGGTCTGTCAAGCTAAAGCCCAAGTTTACCATAAGTGATGAGCCTTCCTGA
- the KCNJ11 gene encoding ATP-sensitive inward rectifier potassium channel 11 isoform X2 codes for MLSRKGIIPEDWLLFGMVWWLIAFAHGDLDHSTRLQRSPGEGAAGGSDSFVPCVTSIHSFTSAFLFSIEVQVTIGFGGRMVTEECPAAILVLIVQNIVGLVINAIMLGCIFMKTSQAHRRAETLIFSKHAVIALREGKLCFMLRVGDLRKSMIISATIRMQVVKKTASLEGEVVPLNQIDIQMENPVGGNSIFLVSPLIIYHVIDKNSPLYDISPLNLHHHEDLEIIVILEGVVETTGITTQARTSYLADEILWGQRFVPIVAEEDGRYSVDYSKFGNTVKVPTPSCTARQLEEDKSIMDTMPLSPKGTIRKRSVKLKPKFTISDEPS; via the exons aTGCTGTCGAGGAAGGGGATCATCCCCGAGGA CTGGCTGCTCTTTGGCATGGTCTGGTGGCTCATCGCCTTCGCCCACGGGGACCTGGACCACAGCACCCGGCTACAGCGCAGCCCCGGAGAGGGGGCGGCAGGGGGCTCGGACAGCTTTGTGCCCTGCGTGACCAGCATCCACTCCTTCAcctctgccttccttttctcCATCGAGGTGCAGGTGACGATCGGCTTTGGGGGACGCATGGTGACGGAGGAGTGTCCGGCTGCCATCCTGGTGCTGATCGTGCAGAACATTGTAGGGCTGGTGATCAACGCCATCATGCTGGGCTGCATCTTCATGAAGACCTCGCAGGCCCACCGCCGGGCCGAAACCCTCATCTTCAGCAAGCACGCGGTCATTGCCTTGCGGGAGGGCAAGCTCTGCTTCATGCTGCGGGTGGGTGACCTCCGGAAGAGCATGATCATCAGCGCCACCATCCGCATGCAGGTGGTGAAGAAGACCGCCAGCCTGGAGGGAGAGGTGGTGCCCCTCAACCAGATTGACATCCAGATGGAGAACCCTGTGGGGGGCAACAGCATCTTCCTTGTCTCCCCACTCATCATTTACCACGTAATAGACAAGAACAGCCCCCTCTACGACATCTCCCCCCTGAACCTTCACCACCATGAGGACCTGGAGATCATTGTCATCTTGGAAGGGGTGGTGGAGACCACCGGCATCACCACTCAAGCCAGAACCTCCTACCTAGCAGATGAAATCCTCTGGGGCCAAAGGTTTGTGCCCATCGTGGCAGAGGAAGATGGGCGATACTCTGTGGACTACTCTAAATTTGGCAACACAGTGAAAGTGCCCACCCCTTCCTGCACTGctaggcagctggaggaggacaaGAGCATTATGGACACCATGCCATTGTCCCCTAAAGGCACAATAAGGAAGAGGTCTGTCAAGCTAAAGCCCAAGTTTACCATAAGTGATGAGCCTTCCTGA